The following proteins come from a genomic window of Yinghuangia sp. ASG 101:
- a CDS encoding serine/threonine-protein kinase translates to MDTTMRAGDRLRGRYRLDTPLERGAMGAVWQGHDEHLDRPVAVKIALPPQDGDDGARLLRRLHREAQAAARLDHPNIATVYDADTRDDGVRWLIMPLIDGVTLRDLLAERGRFTVPEAAAVVAQLCAGLEVAHRAGLVHRDIKPANLMVTRGGLLKILDFGLVKPMIDAQGLTVTGELLGNVLYAAPEYFEGDNRDHKVDGRSDLYAAGCLLHHLLAGVPPFPDDSPALLPGRHLYDPPPTLADRGIVVPDGVQALIDALTAKDPDSRPASGAEVYARLFSHLPAPAADVVITPASEDPARPFRAPYAP, encoded by the coding sequence ATGGACACGACCATGCGCGCGGGTGACCGGCTGCGCGGCCGCTACCGGCTCGACACGCCGCTCGAACGCGGCGCGATGGGTGCCGTCTGGCAGGGACACGACGAGCACCTCGACCGCCCCGTCGCGGTCAAGATCGCCTTGCCGCCTCAGGACGGCGACGACGGTGCCCGCCTGCTGCGCCGCCTCCACCGCGAAGCCCAGGCCGCCGCCCGACTCGACCACCCCAACATCGCCACCGTCTACGACGCCGACACCCGGGACGACGGAGTCCGCTGGCTGATCATGCCCCTGATCGACGGCGTCACGCTGCGCGACCTGCTGGCCGAACGCGGCCGGTTCACGGTCCCGGAAGCCGCCGCGGTTGTCGCGCAATTGTGCGCCGGTCTCGAAGTGGCCCACCGAGCCGGCCTCGTGCACCGCGACATCAAGCCCGCGAACCTCATGGTCACGCGCGGCGGCCTGCTCAAGATCCTGGACTTCGGTCTCGTCAAACCCATGATCGACGCGCAGGGGCTCACGGTGACCGGCGAGCTGCTGGGCAACGTGCTGTACGCGGCACCCGAGTACTTCGAGGGCGACAACCGCGATCACAAGGTGGACGGCCGCAGCGATTTGTACGCCGCAGGCTGCCTCCTGCACCACCTGTTGGCCGGTGTCCCGCCGTTCCCCGACGACAGTCCCGCGCTGCTGCCGGGGCGCCATCTGTACGACCCGCCGCCCACGTTGGCCGACCGCGGCATCGTCGTTCCCGATGGTGTCCAAGCGCTCATCGACGCCTTGACGGCCAAGGACCCCGACAGCCGGCCCGCGTCCGGGGCCGAGGTCTACGCACGGCTGTTCTCCCACCTTCCGGCGCCCGCTGCCGACGTGGTGATCACACCCGCGTCCGAGGACCCCGCCCGGCCGTTCCGGGCGCCCTATGCGCCCTGA
- a CDS encoding serine/threonine-protein kinase, whose amino-acid sequence MPQGPEQHERYEKVERLGEGGMGEVWLAHDNHLDRKVALKLISQHVPGMKPHVVRERFRREAVITARLEHPNVPTVYDVGVTNDGRMFVVMQFVPGRTLADELVVRRRLPLSWVAAIAAQISEVLGYAHGMGVVHRDLKPGNVMLTPGGVVKVLDFGIAAALEPASGEQPLTRGDFPIGTLGFIAPEQFLGQRATERSDLYALGCVLYQLVAGVSPFPGPNLALPYQHVHGEPDALVSHRPDVHPQLAELIARLMAKQPESRPDDAAEVFGVMAPLVAELAALEEELPTSPDLVAVAHGVPAATVDPTLPYTRVLRPRRAPEATLTASLAPTAVVPPPGAEDFAAAVGASGAALPAPAAPVDPPAEPVGETHQDAVSGPGPAEPPAALITPADGAAGGFDTEALQRITTLAEEGRYERAAELLDRLLKDRAEPATPDELLRLFDYSRRGGRLRQAYAGYTTLRTELEATRPATDPQVLAALAGRAACLRELGRTGEALEEYEDLLGRQDQAFGAASPEAFESRYAIAVLHAGAGSVAAALQSLESLRDDQQAALPADAPQHVLVATLITRLRRLARQG is encoded by the coding sequence GTGCCGCAGGGTCCGGAACAGCACGAACGGTACGAGAAGGTGGAGCGCCTCGGCGAGGGTGGCATGGGCGAGGTCTGGCTTGCCCACGACAACCACCTCGACCGCAAGGTCGCGCTGAAGCTGATCTCGCAACACGTCCCCGGGATGAAGCCCCATGTCGTGCGGGAACGCTTCCGTCGGGAGGCGGTGATCACCGCCCGGCTCGAACACCCAAACGTGCCCACGGTCTACGACGTCGGCGTCACGAATGACGGTCGCATGTTCGTCGTCATGCAGTTCGTCCCCGGCCGCACGTTGGCGGACGAGCTCGTCGTGCGCCGGCGTCTGCCCCTGAGCTGGGTCGCCGCCATCGCGGCACAGATCAGTGAAGTGCTCGGATACGCCCACGGGATGGGCGTCGTCCACCGCGACCTCAAGCCCGGCAATGTCATGCTGACCCCGGGCGGCGTCGTCAAGGTGCTGGACTTCGGGATCGCCGCGGCGCTCGAACCCGCATCCGGCGAGCAGCCGCTGACGAGGGGCGACTTCCCCATCGGCACCCTGGGGTTCATCGCGCCGGAGCAGTTCCTCGGCCAGCGCGCCACCGAGCGCAGCGATCTCTATGCCCTCGGGTGCGTGCTCTACCAGCTTGTCGCGGGTGTGTCCCCGTTCCCGGGCCCCAATCTGGCGCTGCCGTATCAGCACGTCCACGGTGAGCCGGACGCGCTGGTTTCCCATCGGCCGGACGTCCACCCGCAACTGGCCGAGCTGATCGCCCGTCTCATGGCCAAGCAGCCTGAGTCTCGCCCCGACGACGCGGCCGAGGTGTTCGGCGTCATGGCGCCGCTGGTCGCCGAACTTGCCGCATTGGAAGAGGAGTTGCCGACGAGTCCGGATCTCGTTGCGGTGGCCCACGGGGTACCGGCGGCCACCGTGGACCCCACCCTGCCTTACACCCGCGTGCTGCGACCTCGACGTGCCCCCGAGGCGACATTGACCGCGTCCCTGGCGCCGACCGCCGTGGTGCCGCCGCCGGGCGCCGAGGACTTCGCGGCGGCCGTCGGCGCCTCCGGGGCCGCATTGCCGGCGCCCGCGGCCCCTGTGGATCCCCCGGCGGAACCTGTGGGCGAGACACACCAGGACGCCGTGAGCGGCCCCGGGCCGGCCGAGCCCCCCGCCGCGCTGATCACACCCGCGGACGGAGCAGCGGGCGGCTTTGACACCGAGGCGTTGCAGCGGATCACAACGCTTGCCGAGGAGGGCCGGTACGAGCGCGCGGCCGAGCTCCTCGACCGGCTGCTCAAAGACCGTGCGGAACCCGCGACGCCTGACGAACTTCTGCGTCTCTTCGACTACTCCCGCCGCGGCGGGCGCCTGCGTCAGGCCTACGCCGGCTATACGACGCTGCGGACCGAACTCGAGGCGACGCGCCCCGCCACGGACCCCCAGGTTCTCGCGGCCCTGGCCGGCCGCGCCGCGTGCCTGCGCGAGCTGGGACGGACCGGCGAGGCACTGGAAGAGTACGAAGACCTCCTGGGCCGCCAGGACCAGGCATTCGGCGCCGCATCCCCCGAGGCGTTCGAGAGCCGTTATGCGATCGCCGTGCTGCACGCCGGTGCGGGCTCGGTGGCGGCGGCTCTCCAGTCCTTGGAGTCACTGCGCGACGACCAGCAAGCGGCTCTGCCGGCCGATGCGCCGCAACACGTGCTGGTGGCGACGCTGATCACTCGGCTCCGGCGTCTCGCCCGCCAGGGATGA